From the Platichthys flesus chromosome 6, fPlaFle2.1, whole genome shotgun sequence genome, one window contains:
- the myrf gene encoding myelin regulatory factor isoform X2, whose translation MDVVDESEALQRFFEGHDITSSLEPANIDTSILEEYISKEDDSTDICFSEVHSAPGPNYSSPQAGVSSSGGLVCGLTPPIPLRQGGLPPGPPNCQNTYPPGPSLGLRHNYPCLGQQQQQQQQHQQQQQQQQHQQQQQAHLKPEHRGLYAPGTLPESPPDSSSEPYSPQQVNDPHMIRTMTPENMCHMTPTPPIHYTSMHRDMYPKPESMISQYPIGPATSGGGDMQQTQMLHHLLQHPQGQDGIPAHQAKKRKHSDSPNSTLNSQILTGIIKQEPGLMQDADNGYLDPNYQCIKWQPHLQNKWTPLYDANCKELPMPTYRVDADKGFNFSLSDDAFVCQKKNHFQVTVYVGMLGDPKYIKTSDGLQPIDCFYLKLNGVKVEAINQSISVEQSQSDRSKRPFKPVLVTLPSEQVTKVTVGRLHFSETTANNMRKKGKPNPDQRYFMLVVALNAQSHSQTYTVAAQASERIIVRASNPGQFESDNEVLWQRGQLSDSVYHHGRVGINTDRPDEALVIHGNLKVMGSVVHPSDIRAKENVQEVDTTGNLKRISQMRLVHYQFKPEFAASVGIETTAETGVIAQDVQQILPEAVKEGGDIVFANGEMIPKLLVVNKDRIFMENVGAVKELCKLTDNLETRIDELERWSRKLAKLRRLDSMKSTVSGGTVSQSGSYFSRTGSGPLKKKTVPPGSKSSLPDQGCISQKFMQGTILALVIVMAFSVISMSVLYVLTLHHRGDATDGYVPSCVLYISWMPIFTATVTFCPPACPWSRAALGSSRKSASLSSTPAPGCCSTPVPNNQSTTVLTLSNNQSTTDLGSLAPTPGIISKKAKSRAMDKDGHTRNRLSHTSAPLYFAKSKRPAPTDLGSAGSTNRLPGGQPVPRRQRSLHTKEGRSAPSLTSLHIVETNQEITAQSCATPKSCSYTISLHGKRNSSTSQITLYMTSIKNVWVQQCGATKGRLCPNHKEAELYRGQPTSTKGTRHLWSVPMLSFQDITYHFRVSLSSEVSCASEGETSSYSDYHFIIQSICV comes from the exons ATGGACGTGGTAGATGAATCAGAAGCGTTACAGAGGTTCTTTGAAG GTCATGATATTACCAGTTCTCTGGAGCCAGCCAACATCGACACCAGTATCCTGGAAGAGTACATCAGCAAGGAGGACGATAGCACTGACAT ctGTTTCTCAGAGGTCCACAGCGCCCCGGGACCAAATTACTCATCTCCCCAGGCAGGAGTGTCCTCCTCTGGGGGGTTGGTGTGTGGTTTGACCCCCCCTATCCCACTACGCCAAGGAGGCCTTCCGCCTGGGCCCCCCAACTGTCAGAACACCTACCCCCCAGGTCCATCCCTGGGCCTCCGACACAACTACCCCTGCctgggacagcagcagcagcagcagcagcagcatcaacagcaacagcaacagcaacagcatcagcagcagcagcaggcacaCCTCAAGCCCGAGCACAGGGGCCTCTACGCTCCAGG GACACTACCCGAGTCCCCCccagactccagctcagagcCGTACTCTCCACAGCAGGTGAATG atccTCACATGATCAGGACCATGACACCAGAAAACATGTGTCACATGACCCCAACGCCACCAATCCACTATACGAGCATGCATCGGGACATGTACCCCAAGCCCGAGTCCATGATATCGCAGTATCCCATTGGCCCGGCCACGAGCGGAGGTGGAGACATGCAGCAGACGCAGATGCTCCATCACTTGCTGCAGCATCCTCAGGGGCAAGA tggCATCCCTGCTCACCAGGCCAAGAAGAGGAAGCACTCCGACTCTCCCAACAGCACCCTCAATTCCCAAATCCTCACAGGTATCATCAAGCAAGAACCAG GTTTAATGCAGGATGCAGACAACGGCTACCTGGACCCAAACTATCAGTGCATCAAGTGGCAACCTCACCTGCAGAACAAGTGGACACCGCTCTATGACGCAAACTGCAAAGAGCT TCCGATGCCAACCTATCGCGTCGATGCAGACAAGGGTTTCAACTTCTCCCTGTCTGACGACGCCTTTGTTTGCCAGAAGAAGAACCACTTCCAGGTCACAGTGTACGTAGGCATGCTGGGCGACCCCAAGTACATCAAGACCAGTGATGGCCTGCAGCCCATCGACTGCTTCTATCTCAAACTCAACGGGGTAAAG GTGGAGGCCATAAATCAGTCCATCAGTGTGGAGCAGTCACAATCTGACCGCAGCAAGAGACCGTTCAAACCAGTGCT CGTCACCTTGCCATCAGAGCAGGTCACAAAGGTCACAGTGGGGCGGCTCCACTTCAGTGAGACCACAGCCAATAACATGAGGAAGAAGGGCAAACCAAACCCTGACCAGAG GTATTTCATGCTGGTGGTGGCGCTGAACGCTCAGTCCCACAGTCAGACCTACACTGTGGCTGCTCAAGCGTCTGAGAGGATCATCGTCAGG GCATCGAACCCAGGCCAGTTTGAAAGTGACAACGAGGTGCTGTGGCAGCGCGGACAACTATCAGACTCAGTCTACCACCACGGGAGAGTCGGCATCAACACCGACAGGCCCGATGAGGCCCTCGTTATCCACGGCAACCTGAAGGTCATGGGCTCTGTGGTGCACCCGTCTGACATCAGGGCCAAAGAGAATGTCCAGGAG GTCGACACCACAGGCAATTTGAAACGGATCTCTCAGATGAGGCTGGTCCATTATCAGTTCAAGCCAGAGTTTGCTGCCAGCGTGGGCATAGAGACTACTGCAGAGACCG GAGTGATCGCTCAAGACGTCCAGCAAATCCTGCCTGAAGCCgtgaaggaggggggggacaTAGTGTTCGCCAATGGAGAAATGATCCCCAAACTGTTAGTTGTTAACAAG GATCGCATCTTCATGGAGAACGTGGGGGCGGTGAAGGAGCTTTGTAAGCTGACGGACAACCTGGAGACGCGCATAGACGAACTGGAGCGCTGGAGTCGCAAGCTGGCGAAGCTGCGTCGTCTCGACAGCATGAAGAGCACCGTGAGTGGAGGCACTGTCAG CCAATCAGGAAGCTATTTTagcaggacaggaagtggcCCACTCAAGAAGAAGACGGTCCCACCTGGGAGCAAG AGCTCGCTTCCAGATCAGGGCTGCATCAGTCAGAAATTCATGCAGGGCACCATCCTGGCACTGGTCATTGTCATGGCCTTCAG TGTCATTTCCATGTCTGTTCTTTATGTGCTGACTCTTCACCACAGAGGAGACGCCACAGATGG CTATGTCCCTTCCTGTGTTCTCTACATTTCTTGGATGCCCATCTTCACTGCCACTGTAACTTTCTGTCCACCTGCCTGCCCCTG GTCCAGGGCAGCACTGGGATCTTCACGCAAGAGTGCATCACTGTCCAGCACTCCTGCTCCTG GTTGCTGTTCAACCCCAGTCCCAAACAACCAATCAACCACAGTTCTGACATTGAGTAACAACCAATCCACAACAG ATTTAGGCAGCCTGGCTCCCACACCAGGCATTATCAGCAAGAAGGCCAAGTCCAGAGCGATGGACAAGGATGGCCACACCAGAAATCGCCTGAGTCACACCTCAGCACCTTTGTACTTCGCCAAGTCCAAAAGGCCGGCACCGACCGACCTGGGCAGCGCAGGGTCCACCAACCGTCTGCCCGGCGGTCAGCCGGTGCCACGTAGACAGCGCAGCCTACACACAAAGG AAGGAAGGTCAGCTCCCTCTCTGACCAGTCTACATATTGTGGAAACGAACCAAGAGATCACAGCGCAAAGCTGTGCAACACCCAAGAGCTGCAG CTACACCATATCACTCCACGGAAAAAGAAATTCCTCCACTTCACAAATTACTTTGTACATGAC GTCCATAAAGAACGTGTGGGTTCAACAATGTGGGGCCACCAAGGGCCGGTTATGCCCCAACCACAAAGAGGCAGAGCTCTACAGGGGTCAGCCTACATCAACAAAG
- the myrf gene encoding myelin regulatory factor isoform X3, with protein sequence MDVVDESEALQRFFEGHDITSSLEPANIDTSILEEYISKEDDSTDICFSEVHSAPGPNYSSPQAGVSSSGGLVCGLTPPIPLRQGGLPPGPPNCQNTYPPGPSLGLRHNYPCLGQQQQQQQQHQQQQQQQQHQQQQQAHLKPEHRGLYAPGTLPESPPDSSSEPYSPQQVNDPHMIRTMTPENMCHMTPTPPIHYTSMHRDMYPKPESMISQYPIGPATSGGGDMQQTQMLHHLLQHPQGQDGIPAHQAKKRKHSDSPNSTLNSQILTGIIKQEPGLMQDADNGYLDPNYQCIKWQPHLQNKWTPLYDANCKELPMPTYRVDADKGFNFSLSDDAFVCQKKNHFQVTVYVGMLGDPKYIKTSDGLQPIDCFYLKLNGVKVEAINQSISVEQSQSDRSKRPFKPVLVTLPSEQVTKVTVGRLHFSETTANNMRKKGKPNPDQRYFMLVVALNAQSHSQTYTVAAQASERIIVRVTSGHASNPGQFESDNEVLWQRGQLSDSVYHHGRVGINTDRPDEALVIHGNLKVMGSVVHPSDIRAKENVQEVDTTGNLKRISQMRLVHYQFKPEFAASVGIETTAETGVIAQDVQQILPEAVKEGGDIVFANGEMIPKLLVVNKDRIFMENVGAVKELCKLTDNLETRIDELERWSRKLAKLRRLDSMKSTVSGGTVSQSGSYFSRTGSGPLKKKTVPPGSKSSLPDQGCISQKFMQGTILALVIVMAFSVISMSVLYVLTLHHRGDATDGSRAALGSSRKSASLSSTPAPGCCSTPVPNNQSTTVLTLSNNQSTTDLGSLAPTPGIISKKAKSRAMDKDGHTRNRLSHTSAPLYFAKSKRPAPTDLGSAGSTNRLPGGQPVPRRQRSLHTKEGRSAPSLTSLHIVETNQEITAQSCATPKSCSYTISLHGKRNSSTSQITLYMTSIKNVWVQQCGATKGRLCPNHKEAELYRGQPTSTKGTRHLWSVPMLSFQDITYHFRVSLSSEVSCASEGETSSYSDYHFIIQSICV encoded by the exons ATGGACGTGGTAGATGAATCAGAAGCGTTACAGAGGTTCTTTGAAG GTCATGATATTACCAGTTCTCTGGAGCCAGCCAACATCGACACCAGTATCCTGGAAGAGTACATCAGCAAGGAGGACGATAGCACTGACAT ctGTTTCTCAGAGGTCCACAGCGCCCCGGGACCAAATTACTCATCTCCCCAGGCAGGAGTGTCCTCCTCTGGGGGGTTGGTGTGTGGTTTGACCCCCCCTATCCCACTACGCCAAGGAGGCCTTCCGCCTGGGCCCCCCAACTGTCAGAACACCTACCCCCCAGGTCCATCCCTGGGCCTCCGACACAACTACCCCTGCctgggacagcagcagcagcagcagcagcagcatcaacagcaacagcaacagcaacagcatcagcagcagcagcaggcacaCCTCAAGCCCGAGCACAGGGGCCTCTACGCTCCAGG GACACTACCCGAGTCCCCCccagactccagctcagagcCGTACTCTCCACAGCAGGTGAATG atccTCACATGATCAGGACCATGACACCAGAAAACATGTGTCACATGACCCCAACGCCACCAATCCACTATACGAGCATGCATCGGGACATGTACCCCAAGCCCGAGTCCATGATATCGCAGTATCCCATTGGCCCGGCCACGAGCGGAGGTGGAGACATGCAGCAGACGCAGATGCTCCATCACTTGCTGCAGCATCCTCAGGGGCAAGA tggCATCCCTGCTCACCAGGCCAAGAAGAGGAAGCACTCCGACTCTCCCAACAGCACCCTCAATTCCCAAATCCTCACAGGTATCATCAAGCAAGAACCAG GTTTAATGCAGGATGCAGACAACGGCTACCTGGACCCAAACTATCAGTGCATCAAGTGGCAACCTCACCTGCAGAACAAGTGGACACCGCTCTATGACGCAAACTGCAAAGAGCT TCCGATGCCAACCTATCGCGTCGATGCAGACAAGGGTTTCAACTTCTCCCTGTCTGACGACGCCTTTGTTTGCCAGAAGAAGAACCACTTCCAGGTCACAGTGTACGTAGGCATGCTGGGCGACCCCAAGTACATCAAGACCAGTGATGGCCTGCAGCCCATCGACTGCTTCTATCTCAAACTCAACGGGGTAAAG GTGGAGGCCATAAATCAGTCCATCAGTGTGGAGCAGTCACAATCTGACCGCAGCAAGAGACCGTTCAAACCAGTGCT CGTCACCTTGCCATCAGAGCAGGTCACAAAGGTCACAGTGGGGCGGCTCCACTTCAGTGAGACCACAGCCAATAACATGAGGAAGAAGGGCAAACCAAACCCTGACCAGAG GTATTTCATGCTGGTGGTGGCGCTGAACGCTCAGTCCCACAGTCAGACCTACACTGTGGCTGCTCAAGCGTCTGAGAGGATCATCGTCAGGGTAACGTCTGGCCAT GCATCGAACCCAGGCCAGTTTGAAAGTGACAACGAGGTGCTGTGGCAGCGCGGACAACTATCAGACTCAGTCTACCACCACGGGAGAGTCGGCATCAACACCGACAGGCCCGATGAGGCCCTCGTTATCCACGGCAACCTGAAGGTCATGGGCTCTGTGGTGCACCCGTCTGACATCAGGGCCAAAGAGAATGTCCAGGAG GTCGACACCACAGGCAATTTGAAACGGATCTCTCAGATGAGGCTGGTCCATTATCAGTTCAAGCCAGAGTTTGCTGCCAGCGTGGGCATAGAGACTACTGCAGAGACCG GAGTGATCGCTCAAGACGTCCAGCAAATCCTGCCTGAAGCCgtgaaggaggggggggacaTAGTGTTCGCCAATGGAGAAATGATCCCCAAACTGTTAGTTGTTAACAAG GATCGCATCTTCATGGAGAACGTGGGGGCGGTGAAGGAGCTTTGTAAGCTGACGGACAACCTGGAGACGCGCATAGACGAACTGGAGCGCTGGAGTCGCAAGCTGGCGAAGCTGCGTCGTCTCGACAGCATGAAGAGCACCGTGAGTGGAGGCACTGTCAG CCAATCAGGAAGCTATTTTagcaggacaggaagtggcCCACTCAAGAAGAAGACGGTCCCACCTGGGAGCAAG AGCTCGCTTCCAGATCAGGGCTGCATCAGTCAGAAATTCATGCAGGGCACCATCCTGGCACTGGTCATTGTCATGGCCTTCAG TGTCATTTCCATGTCTGTTCTTTATGTGCTGACTCTTCACCACAGAGGAGACGCCACAGATGG GTCCAGGGCAGCACTGGGATCTTCACGCAAGAGTGCATCACTGTCCAGCACTCCTGCTCCTG GTTGCTGTTCAACCCCAGTCCCAAACAACCAATCAACCACAGTTCTGACATTGAGTAACAACCAATCCACAACAG ATTTAGGCAGCCTGGCTCCCACACCAGGCATTATCAGCAAGAAGGCCAAGTCCAGAGCGATGGACAAGGATGGCCACACCAGAAATCGCCTGAGTCACACCTCAGCACCTTTGTACTTCGCCAAGTCCAAAAGGCCGGCACCGACCGACCTGGGCAGCGCAGGGTCCACCAACCGTCTGCCCGGCGGTCAGCCGGTGCCACGTAGACAGCGCAGCCTACACACAAAGG AAGGAAGGTCAGCTCCCTCTCTGACCAGTCTACATATTGTGGAAACGAACCAAGAGATCACAGCGCAAAGCTGTGCAACACCCAAGAGCTGCAG CTACACCATATCACTCCACGGAAAAAGAAATTCCTCCACTTCACAAATTACTTTGTACATGAC GTCCATAAAGAACGTGTGGGTTCAACAATGTGGGGCCACCAAGGGCCGGTTATGCCCCAACCACAAAGAGGCAGAGCTCTACAGGGGTCAGCCTACATCAACAAAG
- the myrf gene encoding myelin regulatory factor isoform X1 — protein MDVVDESEALQRFFEGHDITSSLEPANIDTSILEEYISKEDDSTDICFSEVHSAPGPNYSSPQAGVSSSGGLVCGLTPPIPLRQGGLPPGPPNCQNTYPPGPSLGLRHNYPCLGQQQQQQQQHQQQQQQQQHQQQQQAHLKPEHRGLYAPGTLPESPPDSSSEPYSPQQVNDPHMIRTMTPENMCHMTPTPPIHYTSMHRDMYPKPESMISQYPIGPATSGGGDMQQTQMLHHLLQHPQGQDGIPAHQAKKRKHSDSPNSTLNSQILTGIIKQEPGLMQDADNGYLDPNYQCIKWQPHLQNKWTPLYDANCKELPMPTYRVDADKGFNFSLSDDAFVCQKKNHFQVTVYVGMLGDPKYIKTSDGLQPIDCFYLKLNGVKVEAINQSISVEQSQSDRSKRPFKPVLVTLPSEQVTKVTVGRLHFSETTANNMRKKGKPNPDQRYFMLVVALNAQSHSQTYTVAAQASERIIVRVTSGHASNPGQFESDNEVLWQRGQLSDSVYHHGRVGINTDRPDEALVIHGNLKVMGSVVHPSDIRAKENVQEVDTTGNLKRISQMRLVHYQFKPEFAASVGIETTAETGVIAQDVQQILPEAVKEGGDIVFANGEMIPKLLVVNKDRIFMENVGAVKELCKLTDNLETRIDELERWSRKLAKLRRLDSMKSTVSGGTVSQSGSYFSRTGSGPLKKKTVPPGSKSSLPDQGCISQKFMQGTILALVIVMAFSVISMSVLYVLTLHHRGDATDGYVPSCVLYISWMPIFTATVTFCPPACPWSRAALGSSRKSASLSSTPAPGCCSTPVPNNQSTTVLTLSNNQSTTDLGSLAPTPGIISKKAKSRAMDKDGHTRNRLSHTSAPLYFAKSKRPAPTDLGSAGSTNRLPGGQPVPRRQRSLHTKEGRSAPSLTSLHIVETNQEITAQSCATPKSCSYTISLHGKRNSSTSQITLYMTSIKNVWVQQCGATKGRLCPNHKEAELYRGQPTSTKGTRHLWSVPMLSFQDITYHFRVSLSSEVSCASEGETSSYSDYHFIIQSICV, from the exons ATGGACGTGGTAGATGAATCAGAAGCGTTACAGAGGTTCTTTGAAG GTCATGATATTACCAGTTCTCTGGAGCCAGCCAACATCGACACCAGTATCCTGGAAGAGTACATCAGCAAGGAGGACGATAGCACTGACAT ctGTTTCTCAGAGGTCCACAGCGCCCCGGGACCAAATTACTCATCTCCCCAGGCAGGAGTGTCCTCCTCTGGGGGGTTGGTGTGTGGTTTGACCCCCCCTATCCCACTACGCCAAGGAGGCCTTCCGCCTGGGCCCCCCAACTGTCAGAACACCTACCCCCCAGGTCCATCCCTGGGCCTCCGACACAACTACCCCTGCctgggacagcagcagcagcagcagcagcagcatcaacagcaacagcaacagcaacagcatcagcagcagcagcaggcacaCCTCAAGCCCGAGCACAGGGGCCTCTACGCTCCAGG GACACTACCCGAGTCCCCCccagactccagctcagagcCGTACTCTCCACAGCAGGTGAATG atccTCACATGATCAGGACCATGACACCAGAAAACATGTGTCACATGACCCCAACGCCACCAATCCACTATACGAGCATGCATCGGGACATGTACCCCAAGCCCGAGTCCATGATATCGCAGTATCCCATTGGCCCGGCCACGAGCGGAGGTGGAGACATGCAGCAGACGCAGATGCTCCATCACTTGCTGCAGCATCCTCAGGGGCAAGA tggCATCCCTGCTCACCAGGCCAAGAAGAGGAAGCACTCCGACTCTCCCAACAGCACCCTCAATTCCCAAATCCTCACAGGTATCATCAAGCAAGAACCAG GTTTAATGCAGGATGCAGACAACGGCTACCTGGACCCAAACTATCAGTGCATCAAGTGGCAACCTCACCTGCAGAACAAGTGGACACCGCTCTATGACGCAAACTGCAAAGAGCT TCCGATGCCAACCTATCGCGTCGATGCAGACAAGGGTTTCAACTTCTCCCTGTCTGACGACGCCTTTGTTTGCCAGAAGAAGAACCACTTCCAGGTCACAGTGTACGTAGGCATGCTGGGCGACCCCAAGTACATCAAGACCAGTGATGGCCTGCAGCCCATCGACTGCTTCTATCTCAAACTCAACGGGGTAAAG GTGGAGGCCATAAATCAGTCCATCAGTGTGGAGCAGTCACAATCTGACCGCAGCAAGAGACCGTTCAAACCAGTGCT CGTCACCTTGCCATCAGAGCAGGTCACAAAGGTCACAGTGGGGCGGCTCCACTTCAGTGAGACCACAGCCAATAACATGAGGAAGAAGGGCAAACCAAACCCTGACCAGAG GTATTTCATGCTGGTGGTGGCGCTGAACGCTCAGTCCCACAGTCAGACCTACACTGTGGCTGCTCAAGCGTCTGAGAGGATCATCGTCAGGGTAACGTCTGGCCAT GCATCGAACCCAGGCCAGTTTGAAAGTGACAACGAGGTGCTGTGGCAGCGCGGACAACTATCAGACTCAGTCTACCACCACGGGAGAGTCGGCATCAACACCGACAGGCCCGATGAGGCCCTCGTTATCCACGGCAACCTGAAGGTCATGGGCTCTGTGGTGCACCCGTCTGACATCAGGGCCAAAGAGAATGTCCAGGAG GTCGACACCACAGGCAATTTGAAACGGATCTCTCAGATGAGGCTGGTCCATTATCAGTTCAAGCCAGAGTTTGCTGCCAGCGTGGGCATAGAGACTACTGCAGAGACCG GAGTGATCGCTCAAGACGTCCAGCAAATCCTGCCTGAAGCCgtgaaggaggggggggacaTAGTGTTCGCCAATGGAGAAATGATCCCCAAACTGTTAGTTGTTAACAAG GATCGCATCTTCATGGAGAACGTGGGGGCGGTGAAGGAGCTTTGTAAGCTGACGGACAACCTGGAGACGCGCATAGACGAACTGGAGCGCTGGAGTCGCAAGCTGGCGAAGCTGCGTCGTCTCGACAGCATGAAGAGCACCGTGAGTGGAGGCACTGTCAG CCAATCAGGAAGCTATTTTagcaggacaggaagtggcCCACTCAAGAAGAAGACGGTCCCACCTGGGAGCAAG AGCTCGCTTCCAGATCAGGGCTGCATCAGTCAGAAATTCATGCAGGGCACCATCCTGGCACTGGTCATTGTCATGGCCTTCAG TGTCATTTCCATGTCTGTTCTTTATGTGCTGACTCTTCACCACAGAGGAGACGCCACAGATGG CTATGTCCCTTCCTGTGTTCTCTACATTTCTTGGATGCCCATCTTCACTGCCACTGTAACTTTCTGTCCACCTGCCTGCCCCTG GTCCAGGGCAGCACTGGGATCTTCACGCAAGAGTGCATCACTGTCCAGCACTCCTGCTCCTG GTTGCTGTTCAACCCCAGTCCCAAACAACCAATCAACCACAGTTCTGACATTGAGTAACAACCAATCCACAACAG ATTTAGGCAGCCTGGCTCCCACACCAGGCATTATCAGCAAGAAGGCCAAGTCCAGAGCGATGGACAAGGATGGCCACACCAGAAATCGCCTGAGTCACACCTCAGCACCTTTGTACTTCGCCAAGTCCAAAAGGCCGGCACCGACCGACCTGGGCAGCGCAGGGTCCACCAACCGTCTGCCCGGCGGTCAGCCGGTGCCACGTAGACAGCGCAGCCTACACACAAAGG AAGGAAGGTCAGCTCCCTCTCTGACCAGTCTACATATTGTGGAAACGAACCAAGAGATCACAGCGCAAAGCTGTGCAACACCCAAGAGCTGCAG CTACACCATATCACTCCACGGAAAAAGAAATTCCTCCACTTCACAAATTACTTTGTACATGAC GTCCATAAAGAACGTGTGGGTTCAACAATGTGGGGCCACCAAGGGCCGGTTATGCCCCAACCACAAAGAGGCAGAGCTCTACAGGGGTCAGCCTACATCAACAAAG